A genome region from Panicum virgatum strain AP13 chromosome 4K, P.virgatum_v5, whole genome shotgun sequence includes the following:
- the LOC120702007 gene encoding protein FAR1-RELATED SEQUENCE 5-like produces MADLENLMEYSEIVSKIFANEDEGYQFYNAYALGKGFSVRKRYVEWNSDHTELTLRRFVCRRQIYREEKYVKKEIKKRRPRDITRVGCPAKLVIALDRNSGQWYVKNFIDEHNHPLAPADLGCLLRLHRLISDAQKAEIVELGVAGILKHQIFEIMEIQYGGYDKVGYTSRDLYNFCHLYKQKIIAASDAQTIISHLMECQNRDSDFFFKYMTDGEGHLQGLFWCDTKCLLDYKAFDDVVVFDSTYKTNRYSLPLVPFVGVNHHYRTVIFGCGIISHENIESYVWLLKTFTEANVQKYHISVITDGDLAMQRAIRKAEFRIFMYDLCSIEEIERKWQAFFEKYDVTEDSWLYKMYEVRATWCAAYHADNRYLGLRSNQRSESMNSRLQMKLDGKMTLLEMVQHYESCLTKVRRIEADDDTNALQSEPFTDPDASILEVNAKKRFTPNVFKTKV; encoded by the exons ATGGCGGATCTTGAGAATTTAATGGAGTACAGTGAAATCGTTAGCAAGATATTCGCTAACGAAGATGAAGGATATCAGTTTTATAATGCATATGCTCTTGGCAAAGGGTTTAGTGTGAGGAAAAGATATGTTGAGTGGAACAGTGACCACACTGAGCTCACCCTTCGGCGGTTTGTTTGCCGTCGTCAAATTTACCGTGAAGAGAAGTATGTGAAGAAGGAGATTAAGAAGCGGAGGCCACGGGATATAACTCGTGTTGGATGCCCTGCAAAATTGGTGATTGCACTAGATCGAAACAGCGGGCAGTGGTATGTGAAGAATTTCATCGATGAACATAACCATCCGCTGGCTCCAGCCGACCTTGGTTGTCTACTGCGTTTACATCGATTAATCAGCGATGCGCAGAAGGCTGAAATTGTCGAGTTGGGGGTTGCTGGGATTCTTAAACACcagatatttgaaattatggaGATACAGTACGGTGGGTATGACAAGGTTGGTTATACATCAAGGGACTTGTATAATTTCTGTCATCTCTATAAGCAGAAGATAATTGCTGCTAGTGATGCTCAAACAATAATCAGTCACCTGATGGAATGTCAAAATAGAGATTCTGATTTCTTTTTCAAGTACATGACTGATGGCGAAGGACACCTGCAGGGACTGTTCTGGTGTGATACTAAATGTCTGCTTGATTATAAAGCATTTGATGATGTCGTTGTATTTGATAGCACCTACAAAACAAATCGGTACAGCTTGCCCCTTGTTCCTTTTGTTGGAGTGAATCACCATTACCGCACAGTTATTTTCGGATGTGGAATTATTTCTCACGAGAATATCGAGTCATATGTGTGGCTGCTGAAAACATTTACTGAAGCTAATGTTCAGAAGTATCATATTTCCGTGATCACTGATGGAGACCTCGCTATGCAGAGAGCAATCA GGAAGGCTGAGTTCAGGATTTTTATGTATGACCTTTGCTCCATAGAAGAGATTGAGAGGAAATGGCAGGCATTTTTCGAAAAGTATGATGTCACAGAGGACTCGTGGCTATATAAGATGTATGAGGTGAGAGCAACTTGGTGTGCTGCGTATCATGCTGATAATCGCTATTTAGGATTGCGGAGCAACCAACGGAGTGAGAGCATGAACTCTAGGCTTCAGATGAAACTGGATGGTAAAATGACCTTGTTAGAAATGGTGCAACACTATGAGAGCTGCCTTACAAAGGTGCGCAGAATTGAGGCGGATGATGACACTAATGCACTGCAATCTGAGCCATTCACAGATCCAGATGCTTCAATTCTCGAAGTAAATGCGAAGAAAAGGTTCACACCAAATGTTTTTAAGACGAAGGTTTAG